The following coding sequences are from one Granulicella sp. L56 window:
- a CDS encoding FAD-dependent oxidoreductase, with protein MQKIFEQYDVVVCGGGLAGVCAAVAAARGGARTALVQDRPVLGGNSSSEVRVTPHGAAAFHAYARETGILSELLIEERAINHEEIFENGWTNSVWDMVIYDLVQRTENLALYLNTSIQGVALEGVNLTLVECRVGNAEVDLSLAAKVFIDCTGDGLVAAEAGCEWRMGSEGRAEFNEPHAPAEANRDVMGNSIHFKTKDMGRPAPFKLPSWAIEHTDGRYFYDQGRLPKEIRGGYWWIEIGVPYDTIHQAETIRHELTRHALGVWDWIKNKDPKTMKLAENYALDWIGQVPGKRESRRVMGRYLMTEWDAIRCTVHPDEVAFGGWFIDIHTPGGLLAETSEPASAEGYSETSEYASRSYAGPYGIPLRMLVTKDISNLMMAGRNVSATHCALATVRVMATTALMGQAAGVAAAVAVEKNLSLEEICLNHYETVQQRLLRGGCFLPNVVNQDSLDKARSATVSATSEATFRGLGPESVGEHDGLSLWRDQAVPLREELLQRRGQWVGLGGEPLKSVSFCLSNRSEQSQRVGVQAMRVRHIWDYAVSDAMVIASDTLLVEPGDQQWITWTLPYGIELPSEGYIRFDLLENANVFWHVAGAIEPGHVSAFEMAPGKMRRYSSGVTLALRVDPPQQCFSAANVISGQTRPHRGTNLWRSDPAESLPQSLTITWDNPQAISEVELTFPGHLLREYHAYAPFYRDPQCVRDYDLQVERGSSWQSVIEVRGNYQRRRRHVLDSPVMAKKMRVVILATNGDPSAAIYEIRIY; from the coding sequence ATGCAGAAGATCTTCGAACAGTATGACGTAGTGGTATGTGGCGGTGGTTTAGCGGGAGTTTGTGCGGCCGTTGCGGCGGCTCGCGGCGGCGCCAGGACGGCACTGGTGCAGGACCGGCCGGTGCTGGGAGGCAACAGCTCGTCCGAGGTGCGGGTAACGCCGCACGGTGCCGCGGCCTTCCATGCGTATGCAAGAGAGACGGGAATCCTGTCGGAACTATTGATCGAGGAACGTGCGATCAACCACGAGGAAATCTTCGAAAACGGATGGACCAACTCCGTCTGGGACATGGTGATTTACGACCTGGTGCAGCGGACTGAAAATTTAGCGCTCTATCTGAACACCTCTATCCAGGGAGTCGCACTGGAAGGAGTCAATCTAACGTTGGTGGAGTGCCGGGTCGGAAACGCTGAGGTCGATCTGTCGTTGGCAGCGAAGGTATTTATCGACTGCACGGGCGATGGTCTTGTGGCAGCAGAGGCGGGGTGCGAGTGGCGAATGGGAAGTGAGGGAAGAGCGGAATTCAACGAGCCCCATGCCCCGGCCGAGGCTAACCGGGATGTGATGGGAAACTCAATCCACTTCAAGACAAAAGATATGGGGAGACCGGCTCCTTTCAAACTGCCGAGTTGGGCTATCGAACACACCGACGGGCGATATTTTTACGATCAGGGGCGGCTGCCCAAAGAAATTCGCGGGGGTTACTGGTGGATCGAGATCGGGGTGCCGTATGACACGATTCATCAGGCGGAGACGATTCGTCATGAGCTGACGCGACACGCGCTCGGGGTGTGGGACTGGATCAAGAATAAGGATCCGAAGACGATGAAGCTCGCGGAGAATTACGCACTGGACTGGATTGGGCAGGTTCCTGGAAAACGCGAGAGTCGACGCGTGATGGGACGCTACCTGATGACCGAGTGGGACGCCATTCGCTGTACGGTGCATCCAGATGAGGTGGCCTTTGGCGGCTGGTTTATCGATATTCACACTCCAGGCGGTCTGCTGGCGGAGACGAGTGAGCCCGCTAGCGCAGAAGGGTACTCGGAGACGAGTGAGTATGCCTCTCGATCGTATGCGGGGCCGTATGGTATCCCACTGCGGATGCTGGTTACAAAAGATATCAGCAATCTTATGATGGCAGGACGTAATGTAAGCGCCACCCATTGCGCATTGGCTACCGTTCGGGTGATGGCGACGACGGCATTGATGGGCCAGGCCGCGGGAGTCGCGGCTGCGGTTGCTGTCGAGAAGAATCTCAGCCTCGAAGAGATATGCCTCAATCACTACGAGACCGTGCAGCAGCGGCTGCTTCGCGGCGGATGTTTTCTGCCCAACGTTGTCAACCAGGACTCGCTCGACAAAGCGCGAAGTGCAACCGTATCGGCGACCAGCGAGGCTACCTTCCGTGGTCTTGGGCCGGAGAGCGTCGGCGAGCATGACGGCCTGAGCCTCTGGCGTGATCAGGCGGTACCTCTGCGCGAAGAACTGCTGCAGCGGCGAGGGCAATGGGTGGGGTTGGGAGGCGAGCCGCTGAAGTCGGTAAGCTTCTGTCTCTCCAATCGCTCTGAACAGTCACAACGCGTTGGGGTGCAGGCGATGCGGGTTCGTCACATCTGGGACTACGCAGTGAGTGACGCAATGGTGATCGCTAGCGACACCTTACTCGTCGAGCCAGGGGACCAGCAATGGATAACCTGGACGCTCCCGTACGGAATCGAGCTTCCGAGCGAGGGATATATCCGCTTTGATCTCCTTGAAAATGCGAATGTTTTCTGGCATGTGGCAGGTGCGATCGAGCCAGGGCATGTCTCGGCCTTCGAGATGGCGCCCGGTAAAATGCGACGCTACTCGAGCGGCGTCACGCTTGCACTGCGTGTAGATCCACCTCAACAGTGCTTCTCGGCTGCGAATGTCATCAGTGGTCAAACACGTCCTCATCGCGGAACCAATCTGTGGCGATCCGACCCTGCGGAATCACTTCCGCAATCGTTGACGATAACTTGGGATAATCCACAAGCGATCTCCGAGGTCGAACTAACCTTTCCCGGACACCTGCTTCGGGAGTATCACGCATACGCTCCGTTCTACCGTGATCCGCAGTGCGTGAGGGACTACGACCTGCAGGTAGAGCGTGGGAGCAGTTGGCAAAGCGTGATCGAGGTGAGAGGAAATTATCAGAGGCGGCGAAGACATGTTCTGGATTCACCGGTGATGGCGAAAAAGATGCGAGTGGTGATCCTCGCAACTAACGGCGACCCCTCAGCCGCAATCTATGAAATTCGGATCTACTAA
- a CDS encoding TonB-dependent receptor translates to MFNIVRQRKLFVFHRRAAVVLALVTLLGFSVPSTHAQQGTGNIIGVVKDSSGAAVAGASVEIENRDRREIVDLTTNGAGFFSSPPLVLGSNYKVTASSKGFETFILTGVAVTVGARVEADATLQPGGVNSTVTVEASQASVLDTTSGTLGAVIGEKSVQELPLNGRNVIALTTLTPGVRVNTTVSQSGFANRGTNLSAISINGSPTGSNSYILDGQSNLSTTTGEIAVNPNVDSIQEFKVQSGVFSAQYGFTLGGVVNLVSRTGTNQFHGSVYEFLRNDIFNARNYFATVGTVSKPVLRYNQFGGTIGGPIIHDRAFFFGNFETYRFIQASPQFLSVPTAAFRAGDFSLLQDNNGNSIPLYNPYTTAVSTVGGATTYSRQRYANNQVTNLDPVAVAYQNAFYPLPNVTPATVAQQRTNTNNFQFNNKGISNMYNGLGRVDYHLTSKDMVFARFAYYSNYTNGGTGGGTYYPNPVIANRYDTYRVKELLVGDTHVYSSSLINDLRLSIERQEFPFQAASAGQNYPQKLGLPSNVPNFAIPTVSNGLPASNQTIGFRAYTLPQVTDTVTKIVGRHALTFGFDWRYNAGANLQRNAPSGTFSFAAGLTADPSGAAPASGTVNSGNTYATFLAGAVSAASIQTNTGELDRSFSTSFFIQDDWQVSDRLTLNLGLRYDYQQQPFEQNNGYSNFNPNISSGGFVGVVQYANTSGVGRNFVPESYTDFGPRVGFAYKLTDDGKTIVRGGFGIYYPLFFNSIYTGQVNGFASTGTNYNPNVTNTPAFQFKDGFPTEPLQPIGAAFGPLGFLGQSVGFQDPKQWKSPMSQQYTLSVERQIPYDVVLQATYVGNHGVHLPAGGYNIDSLNPSYFGLGRTALQSQVPNPYAGKISGSLGAATITRAQSLLPFPDYTAVNTYNPHNGNLIAHYLELSAQRQARTGLTVLFGYTMGKLLDDSAGSPLAYLNGLAANNGYQNVYNRSAEYSLDPSDVSQRATVSALYNLPFGRGQRFSAHNGFVDRVIGGFQFNLIGVFQTGTPLTITGANAFSATRPNYTPGQKVAISNQSVTKWFNTYAFQNPTDYTFGNVPRTLPHVRGPGTENFDFSIFKTTEITERLKLQLRVEAFNVLNHVNFGLPNTSFSASANTLSNGNGVSAGCNVTASDASGTPTAGTGNCNTNSSFGVITSAADGRSLQLAAKLMF, encoded by the coding sequence ATGTTCAACATCGTGAGGCAGCGCAAATTGTTCGTCTTTCATCGTAGAGCAGCCGTAGTGCTTGCTCTTGTCACTCTCTTGGGCTTTAGCGTTCCGTCTACCCATGCACAGCAGGGAACAGGAAACATCATTGGCGTGGTGAAAGACTCCAGCGGCGCAGCTGTAGCGGGAGCGTCGGTTGAGATTGAAAACCGCGATCGTCGAGAAATCGTCGATTTGACGACGAACGGAGCTGGGTTCTTTAGCTCGCCGCCGCTGGTCCTTGGGAGCAACTACAAGGTCACGGCATCCTCGAAAGGGTTTGAAACATTCATCCTTACCGGCGTCGCGGTTACGGTCGGTGCGCGCGTGGAGGCGGATGCGACCCTTCAGCCAGGCGGGGTGAATTCGACTGTGACGGTTGAGGCTTCGCAAGCGTCGGTGCTCGATACAACAAGTGGGACGTTGGGCGCAGTGATCGGAGAGAAGTCAGTTCAAGAGCTGCCCCTCAATGGTCGCAACGTGATCGCACTGACTACCCTTACGCCTGGGGTGCGGGTTAATACAACGGTCAGTCAGTCTGGCTTTGCCAATCGCGGCACGAACCTATCGGCTATTTCGATCAATGGATCGCCTACCGGGTCAAATTCTTACATCCTCGATGGTCAAAGCAATCTATCGACGACTACAGGCGAGATTGCCGTGAATCCGAACGTCGACTCAATTCAGGAGTTCAAAGTGCAGAGCGGTGTCTTCTCCGCCCAGTATGGATTCACCCTCGGTGGCGTAGTGAATCTGGTTTCCCGCACTGGAACGAACCAGTTCCACGGATCGGTCTATGAGTTTCTGCGAAACGATATCTTCAATGCTCGCAATTACTTTGCGACCGTAGGTACAGTATCGAAGCCTGTCCTTCGCTACAACCAATTCGGTGGGACCATTGGTGGGCCAATCATCCATGATCGTGCATTCTTCTTCGGCAACTTCGAGACGTACCGGTTCATTCAGGCGTCTCCACAGTTTCTGAGCGTTCCGACAGCAGCGTTCCGAGCTGGCGATTTTTCATTGCTCCAGGATAATAACGGAAATTCCATTCCTCTCTATAACCCATACACGACCGCCGTAAGTACTGTTGGGGGAGCCACAACCTATTCGCGTCAGCGTTACGCCAACAATCAAGTTACAAATCTCGATCCGGTAGCGGTTGCTTACCAAAATGCCTTTTACCCATTGCCGAACGTTACACCGGCGACCGTGGCCCAGCAGCGAACGAACACCAATAACTTTCAGTTCAACAACAAGGGCATCAGCAACATGTACAACGGGCTGGGCCGCGTGGATTATCACCTTACGTCGAAGGACATGGTTTTTGCCCGGTTCGCGTATTACAGCAACTATACGAACGGCGGGACGGGAGGAGGAACCTACTATCCAAATCCTGTGATCGCCAATCGGTACGATACGTATCGCGTGAAGGAGTTGTTGGTTGGCGACACGCATGTCTACTCTTCGTCATTGATCAACGACCTGCGACTGTCGATTGAGCGACAGGAGTTTCCATTTCAGGCGGCAAGCGCAGGCCAGAATTATCCGCAGAAGCTAGGATTGCCGTCGAACGTACCCAACTTTGCCATACCGACGGTCAGCAACGGCTTGCCTGCTTCCAACCAGACAATCGGCTTCCGTGCATATACACTGCCGCAGGTGACAGATACAGTGACGAAGATTGTTGGTCGGCACGCGTTGACCTTCGGTTTCGATTGGCGTTACAACGCGGGTGCCAACCTACAACGGAATGCGCCATCAGGCACATTCAGTTTTGCCGCCGGACTGACCGCCGATCCCTCGGGCGCGGCACCAGCTTCGGGAACGGTGAACAGCGGTAACACCTATGCAACTTTTCTCGCGGGAGCTGTTAGTGCCGCCAGCATCCAGACGAATACGGGTGAGCTCGATCGCTCATTCAGCACATCGTTCTTCATTCAGGATGACTGGCAGGTATCGGACCGCCTGACCCTAAACTTGGGCCTGCGGTACGACTATCAGCAGCAGCCGTTCGAACAGAACAATGGATACAGCAACTTCAATCCCAATATCTCTTCTGGCGGTTTTGTGGGAGTGGTCCAGTATGCGAACACGAGCGGCGTCGGACGCAATTTTGTCCCGGAAAGCTACACGGACTTTGGACCACGTGTAGGCTTCGCATACAAGTTGACAGACGATGGCAAGACAATTGTGCGAGGAGGCTTCGGGATCTATTATCCGCTTTTCTTCAACTCAATTTATACCGGCCAAGTAAACGGATTTGCATCTACTGGCACCAACTACAATCCCAACGTTACTAACACACCGGCGTTCCAGTTCAAGGATGGCTTTCCTACCGAGCCGCTGCAGCCAATCGGGGCCGCCTTTGGTCCCCTCGGTTTTCTTGGGCAGAGTGTGGGCTTTCAGGATCCGAAGCAGTGGAAGTCGCCGATGTCTCAACAATACACTCTGAGCGTGGAGCGCCAGATTCCTTACGACGTCGTGTTGCAGGCGACGTATGTGGGTAACCACGGAGTCCATCTGCCTGCGGGCGGCTACAATATCGATTCTTTGAATCCAAGCTACTTTGGACTGGGAAGAACAGCGCTACAGTCGCAGGTTCCCAATCCCTACGCGGGCAAGATTAGCGGCTCTCTTGGTGCCGCGACGATCACGAGGGCGCAGTCTCTTCTCCCTTTCCCGGACTACACGGCTGTCAACACCTACAACCCGCACAACGGCAATCTGATTGCTCATTATCTTGAGTTGTCGGCGCAGCGGCAGGCAAGGACAGGACTGACCGTTCTCTTTGGCTACACTATGGGTAAATTGTTGGATGACAGCGCCGGTTCTCCGCTCGCTTACCTCAACGGCTTGGCTGCGAACAATGGCTATCAGAACGTTTACAACCGGAGCGCAGAGTACTCGCTTGACCCCTCCGATGTCTCACAGCGCGCTACGGTGAGCGCTCTCTATAACCTGCCATTCGGACGTGGTCAGCGTTTCTCTGCGCATAATGGATTTGTCGATCGCGTGATTGGAGGGTTTCAGTTCAACCTGATCGGTGTGTTCCAGACCGGGACACCCTTGACCATTACTGGAGCAAATGCCTTTTCGGCGACTCGTCCCAACTACACCCCGGGACAGAAGGTGGCGATTTCCAACCAGTCGGTGACAAAGTGGTTCAACACCTATGCGTTCCAGAACCCCACGGACTATACCTTTGGCAATGTGCCTCGCACGCTGCCTCATGTTCGAGGTCCGGGCACGGAGAACTTCGACTTTTCCATCTTCAAGACGACGGAGATTACGGAGCGCCTAAAGTTGCAGCTACGTGTCGAGGCTTTTAATGTACTCAACCATGTCAACTTTGGACTTCCAAATACCTCGTTTTCAGCGAGCGCCAACACGTTGTCGAATGGCAACGGTGTGTCGGCAGGTTGTAATGTAACGGCTAGCGATGCAAGTGGAACGCCGACTGCGGGAACCGGGAACTGCAATACGAACAGCTCTTTCGGTGTCATTACGAGCGCGGCCGACGGACGTTCGCTCCAACTTGCGGCGAAGCTGATGTTCTAG
- a CDS encoding glycoside hydrolase family 2 protein has translation MKLRCLALLTMSMALMGTASAAHKVDLGGSGWTFQTTLDEKAVPVSVPHTWMTMRGYEKFIGNATYQRDFIAPDLKPGQVVRLHFDAVYDVAHVWFNGRMVGVHEGGYTPFEFDVTKLMKPGPNHILLEVDNTPTLSTIPAIASSHGSKDYPLYGTAVGEGIVGWIPYGGIVRPVYLLITDAMYLQRMKVDAKPDLASHTASIQVRAWLHNGGAAGSSASVRGDVAGLRMKFKSVRIAANGDAEVMWRGTLRDAHLWSVRDPFLYDARVAVDGDELTAKIGVREIRVQGTQLLLNGKPVHLFGANRVNDHPKEGIAESDAIIERDMSDMLADNMRMMRIAHYPQPPALLDFADKHGMLIIAEAGNWNMSAWQMADPGIRTLWKRQMKEMMEQDWNHPSVIAWSVGNEYESYTKDGIDWTRDMRAYTLGLDPTKLITFASRFTQEPVVKTGKDEASQYSDFVSVNIYGNYAKRFDRVHELYPDKPVFVTEFGKMGEPGKHDPERIKDITDAVTAMKARPWMIGGSLWTWNDYRSLHRGTPASGIRYWGVVNVNREHRDSWDAVQKLFATELP, from the coding sequence ATGAAATTGCGATGTCTTGCACTTCTGACGATGAGCATGGCCTTAATGGGCACGGCATCGGCGGCGCATAAGGTTGACCTGGGCGGTAGCGGATGGACGTTTCAGACGACGCTGGATGAGAAAGCTGTGCCGGTCAGTGTTCCACACACGTGGATGACGATGCGCGGATATGAGAAGTTCATCGGGAATGCAACCTATCAGCGCGACTTCATTGCTCCCGATCTGAAGCCGGGACAGGTGGTGCGATTGCATTTTGATGCCGTCTACGATGTAGCTCATGTCTGGTTCAACGGCCGCATGGTGGGCGTGCACGAGGGGGGATATACGCCTTTTGAATTCGATGTGACGAAGCTGATGAAACCGGGCCCGAACCATATTCTGTTAGAGGTGGACAATACACCTACGCTCTCGACTATCCCGGCGATCGCGTCTTCGCATGGCTCGAAAGACTATCCGCTATATGGCACAGCGGTAGGCGAAGGCATCGTGGGATGGATTCCGTATGGAGGAATCGTTCGGCCGGTATATCTGTTGATCACCGACGCGATGTATTTGCAGAGGATGAAGGTTGACGCAAAGCCCGATCTTGCAAGTCACACTGCATCGATTCAGGTACGGGCATGGCTTCACAATGGTGGTGCTGCTGGCAGTTCAGCTTCCGTGAGGGGAGACGTAGCTGGACTTCGGATGAAGTTCAAGTCCGTTCGCATTGCAGCAAATGGCGATGCTGAAGTAATGTGGCGCGGTACCCTGCGGGATGCGCATTTGTGGAGTGTGCGGGATCCATTTTTATACGATGCGCGAGTTGCCGTTGATGGGGATGAATTGACGGCGAAAATTGGCGTGCGCGAGATTCGCGTTCAAGGGACACAGCTTCTCCTGAACGGTAAGCCTGTGCATCTGTTCGGCGCTAATCGCGTTAATGACCATCCAAAGGAAGGTATAGCTGAGTCGGACGCAATTATTGAACGTGACATGTCAGATATGCTGGCAGATAACATGCGCATGATGCGGATTGCACACTACCCGCAGCCGCCTGCGCTATTGGATTTTGCAGACAAGCATGGGATGTTGATTATTGCCGAGGCAGGCAATTGGAACATGAGCGCGTGGCAGATGGCAGATCCTGGAATTCGTACGCTGTGGAAGCGACAGATGAAGGAGATGATGGAGCAGGACTGGAACCATCCTTCCGTCATTGCATGGAGCGTGGGCAATGAATACGAATCCTATACAAAGGATGGCATCGACTGGACACGAGACATGCGGGCCTACACTCTGGGATTGGACCCTACCAAGCTGATTACGTTTGCATCGCGGTTCACCCAGGAGCCTGTTGTAAAGACCGGCAAGGATGAGGCGAGCCAGTACTCGGACTTTGTCTCCGTCAATATTTATGGCAACTATGCCAAACGGTTTGATCGGGTGCACGAGCTATATCCGGACAAGCCCGTATTCGTGACCGAGTTTGGCAAGATGGGTGAGCCGGGAAAGCACGATCCTGAGCGGATCAAAGACATCACCGATGCGGTAACTGCGATGAAGGCGAGGCCGTGGATGATTGGAGGATCATTGTGGACGTGGAACGACTACCGTTCACTGCATCGCGGAACTCCGGCGAGCGGAATCCGCTATTGGGGGGTCGTGAATGTGAACCGGGAGCACCGCGACAGTTGGGATGCGGTGCAAAAGTTATTTGCCACCGAGCTACCGTAA